Sequence from the Actinocatenispora sera genome:
TCTCGCCGTCAGCGGCGCGGACGCACCCCGGCGAACAGGTCGTCCTCCTGCTCCGAGACCTCGACTCGTCGTCGGGATGCGTGGGCACGCTCATCAGCCGCAGGGTCTCGCCGGCGCGGTGGAAGCCTCCGGGTCTCGTACGATGGGGCGTTGCTGTCGGTCGTGGTGGAGCTGGTGTGGTGGGGGAGAACGAGCGGCCCGGCGAGCGCGGGCAGGCGCTGCTGGTCGCGCTGTTCGTGGTCTACCTCGGCCTGCTGTGCTGGCTGGTGCTGTGGAAGCTCGAACCCCCGCACCTCGGTGACGGCACCCTGCGCCACGTCAAGCTCATCCCGTTCAGCCCGGACGGCGGGCTGGACCCCAACTCGCCGCAGGAAGTGGCCGCGAACCTGCTGATGTTCGTCCCGTTCGGCCTCTACCTGCGACTGCTCGCCCCGGCCCGCCCGTGGTGGCAGGCGGCGGTCGTGGTCGCCGCGGCGAGCCTGGCGCTGGAGACCACCCAGTACGTGCTGGCCATCGGCTGGTCGGACGTCACCGACGTGATCACCAACACCGCCGGTGGGGTGGCCGGCATCGCCCTGACCGCCCTGGTACGCCGCCGCCTGCGCGCCCGTACTGCCCGCGTGATGACCCGCATCTGCCTGATCGGCACCGTGCTCGCCCTGCTCGCCACCGGCCTGTTCGTCGCCTCCCCGCTGCACTACGCCCCGATGCGCGACCGCACCGCCGCACCGGCGCATCCTCGTACCGCTGCGCTCACCGGCCACGCGGCGCCGGTGAGCGCGTTGCCGTAACCGTGGT
This genomic interval carries:
- a CDS encoding VanZ family protein; the encoded protein is MGENERPGERGQALLVALFVVYLGLLCWLVLWKLEPPHLGDGTLRHVKLIPFSPDGGLDPNSPQEVAANLLMFVPFGLYLRLLAPARPWWQAAVVVAAASLALETTQYVLAIGWSDVTDVITNTAGGVAGIALTALVRRRLRARTARVMTRICLIGTVLALLATGLFVASPLHYAPMRDRTAAPAHPRTAALTGHAAPVSALP